A genomic window from Bos javanicus breed banteng chromosome 13, ARS-OSU_banteng_1.0, whole genome shotgun sequence includes:
- the HACD1 gene encoding very-long-chain (3R)-3-hydroxyacyl-CoA dehydratase 1 isoform X1 — translation MGRLTETAAAGGGASAARSAGPPPAPLSLSSTSPGCAAAMASSEEDGTNGGASEASEEREAVGKRRRLGLLATIWLTFYNIAMTAGWLVLAIAMVRFYMEKGTHKGLYRSIQKTLKFFQTFALLEIVHCLIGIVPTSVLVAGVQVSSRIFMVWLVTHSIKPIQNEESVVLFLVAWTVTEITRYSFYTFSLLDHLPYFIKWARYNFFIILYPVGVAGELLTIYAALPYVKKTGMFSIRLPNKYNVSFDYYYFLLITMASYIPLFPQLYFHMLRQRRKVLHGEVIVEKDD, via the exons ATGGGGCGCCTGACGGAGACGGCGGCAGCGGGCGGCGGCGCTTCAGCGGCGCGCTCGGCCGGGCCCCCTCCCGCTCCCCTGTCCCTCTCGTCCACGTCCCCCGGCTGCGCGGCCGCCATGGCGTCCAGCGAGGAGGACGGCACCAACGGCGGCGCCTCGGAGGCGAGCGAGGAGAGGGAGGCGGTGGGCAAGCGGAGGCGCCTGGGCTTGTTGGCCACTATCTGGCTCACCTTCTACAACATCGCCATGACCGCGGG gTGGTTGGTACTAGCTATTGCCATGGTACGTTTTTACATGGAAAAAGGAACACACAAAGGTTTATATAGAAGTATTCAGAAGACACTTAAATTTTTCCAGACATTTGCCTTGCTTGAG ATAGTCCACTGTTTAATTg gaattGTACCTACTTCTGTGCTTGTGGCTGGGGTCCAAGTGAGTTCAAGAATCTTCATGGTGTGGCTCGTTACTCACAGTATAAAACCA ATCCAGAATGAGGAGAGTGTGGTGCTTTTTCTGGTCGCATGGACGGTGACAGAGATCACTCGCTACTCCTTCTACACATTCAGTCTTCTCGACCACTTGCCATACTTCATTAAATGGGCCAG atataatttttttatcaTCTTATATCCTGTTGGAGTTGCTGGTGAACTTCTTACAATATACGCTGCCTTACCATATGTGAAGAAAACAGGAATGTTCTCCATAAGACTTCCCAATAAATACAATGTCTCTTTTGActactattattttcttcttataacCATGGCTTCATATATACCAT